In one Candidatus Poribacteria bacterium genomic region, the following are encoded:
- a CDS encoding Gfo/Idh/MocA family oxidoreductase produces MPDKLRGIVVGLGGRARSWVNVCARSSDVELVGYVEPVEERRRAYAEQFQIPEDRLFGSLEEAMNSVEADFTLDVTPPAVHEEIATRSFEAGLHVLEEKPMSDRFEAAKRMVEAAEKAGRVFMITQNYRFGPVPRTTRRLLDEGVIGTPEVVSVGFYRPWATRPGTHYTTMPYPLLTDMGIHHFDMLRYVLNREPIEVQAWTWNPSWGWHAGDAGHAAVIRFEGGLIVTHHALGCSVGKPSPWNGEWRIEGPEGSLTWEDDRIFHTRSFPREKAERREIPLDKLALTGQDAILAEFVSAIREKREPECSGRDNLNSLAIVFAAIRSAEEKRAVRIEELNGHAR; encoded by the coding sequence ATGCCTGATAAACTCAGAGGGATAGTCGTCGGACTCGGCGGCAGGGCTCGAAGCTGGGTGAACGTATGCGCCAGGAGTTCCGACGTGGAGCTTGTCGGATATGTAGAGCCTGTGGAGGAGAGACGACGGGCCTACGCCGAGCAGTTTCAGATCCCCGAGGATCGCCTCTTCGGCTCCCTTGAGGAGGCCATGAACTCGGTCGAGGCCGACTTTACCCTCGATGTCACCCCACCTGCCGTGCATGAGGAGATAGCCACCAGATCCTTCGAAGCCGGGCTGCACGTGCTGGAGGAAAAGCCGATGAGCGACAGGTTTGAGGCGGCCAAAAGGATGGTCGAGGCGGCCGAAAAGGCGGGCAGGGTGTTCATGATCACCCAGAACTACAGGTTCGGCCCTGTGCCGAGAACCACCAGAAGGTTGCTCGATGAGGGCGTCATAGGCACCCCGGAGGTCGTATCGGTCGGGTTCTATAGACCCTGGGCCACGAGGCCCGGAACACACTACACCACGATGCCATATCCGCTTTTAACCGATATGGGCATACACCACTTCGATATGCTGAGATACGTCCTGAACAGAGAGCCGATCGAGGTGCAGGCCTGGACCTGGAACCCCTCATGGGGCTGGCACGCGGGCGACGCGGGACACGCCGCTGTGATCAGGTTCGAAGGAGGACTTATCGTCACGCATCATGCCCTGGGATGCAGCGTCGGCAAACCCTCGCCATGGAACGGCGAGTGGAGGATAGAGGGGCCTGAAGGAAGCCTAACCTGGGAGGATGACCGCATCTTCCACACCAGATCCTTCCCCCGTGAGAAGGCGGAGAGAAGGGAAATACCCTTGGATAAGCTTGCCCTGACCGGCCAGGACGCCATCCTAGCCGAGTTCGTCTCCGCCATCAGGGAGAAGAGGGAACCGGAATGTAGCGGCAGGGATAACCTCAACTCGCTTGCCATAGTCTTCGCAGCCATCCGCAGCGCGGAGGAGAAAAGGGCGGTAAGGATAGAGGAACTCAACGGGCATGCCCGTTGA
- a CDS encoding SIS domain-containing protein: MLPIKVIRQAVEVMLESYRKGGTIFVAGNGGSASTASHFACDLGKGTAVEGKPRLRVISMADNLSLLTAWANDVSYEAIFVEQLKNLMRPDDLLIAISASGNSPNVLRAAEYARQLGCKVIGLTGFGGGKLAKLADIAIVVESDKYGPVEDIHLVLDHIMRRCIYHALKEEDNA; the protein is encoded by the coding sequence ATGTTGCCGATAAAGGTCATCCGTCAAGCCGTGGAAGTGATGCTGGAGAGCTATAGGAAGGGTGGCACGATCTTCGTGGCGGGGAACGGCGGCAGCGCATCCACCGCTTCACACTTCGCATGCGATCTCGGCAAGGGCACCGCCGTGGAGGGCAAGCCTAGGCTGAGGGTGATCAGCATGGCGGATAACCTGTCGCTTTTAACCGCCTGGGCGAACGACGTCTCGTATGAGGCGATCTTCGTCGAGCAGCTTAAAAACCTGATGCGTCCCGACGATCTGCTCATAGCGATAAGCGCCAGCGGCAATTCCCCTAACGTGCTCAGGGCGGCCGAATATGCGCGTCAGTTGGGATGTAAGGTGATAGGCCTGACCGGTTTCGGTGGAGGGAAATTGGCAAAGCTGGCCGATATCGCTATAGTCGTCGAAAGCGACAAGTATGGTCCGGTCGAGGACATCCATCTGGTCCTCGACCATATCATGCGTCGTTGTATATACCATGCCTTGAAGGAGGAGGATAATGCCTGA